Proteins encoded together in one uncultured Desulfosarcina sp. window:
- a CDS encoding response regulator transcription factor, producing the protein MRLLLVEDDEKIASFVKKGFKAEGFAVDHATDGSAGLDMALTEPYDAAVVDIMLPKMDGLSLIGRLRREKVMTPVIILSAKSEIDDRVRGLQIGGDDYLSKPFAFSELLARVQALIRRASGAGEPTRLTCGDLTIDILTRDVRRGGEKIELQPLEYSLLEYLMRNAGRVVSKTMIMEHVWDYHFDPQTNVVEARICRLRDKVDRDFPEKMIQTVRGVGYVLRRND; encoded by the coding sequence ATGCGGCTATTGCTGGTCGAAGACGACGAAAAAATCGCCTCTTTCGTGAAAAAGGGATTCAAAGCCGAAGGTTTTGCCGTGGATCACGCAACGGACGGCAGTGCCGGGCTGGACATGGCCCTGACCGAACCGTACGATGCGGCCGTGGTGGACATCATGCTGCCCAAGATGGACGGGCTCAGTCTGATCGGACGACTGCGGCGGGAAAAAGTGATGACGCCGGTGATTATCCTCAGCGCCAAAAGCGAAATCGACGATCGGGTCCGGGGCCTCCAGATCGGCGGGGACGACTATCTGAGCAAACCCTTTGCCTTTTCCGAACTGCTGGCCCGCGTTCAGGCCCTGATCCGGCGCGCCAGCGGCGCCGGGGAACCCACCCGTCTGACCTGCGGAGACCTGACCATTGATATCCTGACCCGGGACGTTCGCCGCGGCGGAGAAAAGATCGAACTGCAGCCGCTGGAGTACTCTCTGCTCGAATACCTCATGCGCAACGCCGGCCGGGTCGTCTCCAAAACCATGATCATGGAGCACGTCTGGGATTATCATTTTGATCCGCAGACCAACGTGGTCGAGGCTCGCATTTGCCGTCTGCGCGACAAGGTTGACCGGGACTTTCCGGAAAAGATGATCCAGACGGTCCGCGGGGTGGGCTATGTCCTTCGCCGCAACGATTAG
- a CDS encoding GatB/YqeY domain-containing protein, which produces MTLQDKLKTDLKEAMKAKDAARKDAIRVVMGEMARADKKEFSDEEIVRILKKLIKSEKEMLEKSSQGDSSAFIETIEAYLPRMATQEEIRSWIEANIDFSAYKNKMQAMGAIMAHFGSSADGNLVKQVLQKIPG; this is translated from the coding sequence ATGACACTCCAGGACAAATTGAAAACCGATCTCAAAGAGGCCATGAAAGCCAAGGATGCCGCCAGAAAAGACGCCATCCGGGTCGTGATGGGAGAAATGGCCCGTGCGGACAAAAAGGAGTTTTCCGACGAGGAAATCGTCCGTATCCTCAAAAAGCTGATCAAATCGGAAAAGGAGATGCTGGAAAAGAGTTCTCAGGGAGATTCCTCCGCCTTTATCGAAACCATCGAGGCCTACCTTCCCCGAATGGCAACACAAGAGGAAATTCGCAGCTGGATCGAAGCCAACATCGATTTTTCCGCCTACAAAAACAAAATGCAGGCCATGGGCGCCATCATGGCCCATTTCGGATCTTCGGCGGACGGCAATTTGGTCAAGCAGGTGTTGCAGAAAATACCCGGGTAA
- a CDS encoding nucleoside transporter C-terminal domain-containing protein, whose product MVPRGVAGLAVFLLLAWAMSENRRRVSVRLIAAGIGAQLLLGLVLLKLPACMQLFLLLNEAVMALEGATTAGTSFVFGYLGGAELPFAEAYPGASFILAFRALPLVLVISALSALLFYWRILPLVVQGFSWCLKKTMGVGGAEGLAVSANVFVGMVESPLFVRPYLEAMTRSELFTLMTAGMATIAGTVMVLYASILGDLIPGVMGHILTASIISVPAAVTVAKVMIPETKAPTGGTLTPASEVAGSMDAVTRGTLQGVELLINIVAMLVVLVALVHLLNTLLGLLPDVGEGSLTLQRVLGAIMAPVVWLMGVPWAEAATAGGLMGIKIVLNELLAYLELSRLPAGTLGEGSLLIMTYAMCGFANPGSLGIMIGGLGTMAPKRRSEIVGLGLRSVVAGILATCMTGAVVGIITVF is encoded by the coding sequence GTGGTGCCCAGAGGCGTGGCCGGGTTGGCGGTTTTTCTTCTGCTGGCCTGGGCGATGAGCGAAAATCGGAGGCGGGTATCGGTTAGACTGATTGCCGCAGGCATCGGCGCCCAGCTGCTCCTCGGGCTGGTACTTTTGAAGCTGCCGGCCTGCATGCAGCTTTTCCTGCTGCTCAACGAGGCGGTGATGGCCCTGGAAGGGGCAACGACCGCCGGAACGTCTTTCGTGTTCGGCTACCTGGGCGGCGCCGAACTGCCATTTGCCGAGGCCTACCCCGGGGCTTCCTTCATCCTGGCCTTTCGGGCCCTGCCGCTGGTGCTGGTAATCAGCGCCCTGTCCGCCCTGCTGTTTTACTGGCGCATCCTGCCGCTGGTGGTGCAGGGCTTTTCCTGGTGCCTGAAAAAAACCATGGGCGTGGGCGGGGCCGAAGGCCTGGCGGTGTCGGCCAACGTGTTCGTGGGTATGGTGGAGTCGCCCCTTTTCGTCAGACCCTACCTGGAAGCGATGACCCGCAGTGAACTGTTCACCCTGATGACGGCGGGCATGGCAACCATTGCCGGTACGGTAATGGTCCTGTATGCCAGTATCCTGGGAGACCTCATTCCAGGCGTCATGGGCCACATTCTCACCGCCTCCATCATCAGCGTCCCGGCGGCTGTGACCGTGGCCAAGGTTATGATTCCCGAAACAAAAGCCCCCACCGGCGGAACGCTGACCCCGGCTTCCGAAGTTGCCGGATCCATGGACGCCGTCACCCGGGGCACCCTCCAGGGCGTCGAACTGCTGATCAATATCGTCGCCATGCTGGTCGTGCTGGTGGCCCTGGTTCACCTGCTCAACACCCTGCTGGGGCTGCTGCCCGACGTCGGAGAGGGTTCGTTGACCCTCCAGCGGGTCCTGGGGGCAATTATGGCCCCCGTCGTCTGGCTCATGGGCGTCCCCTGGGCCGAGGCCGCCACGGCCGGCGGCCTGATGGGCATTAAAATCGTTCTCAATGAATTGCTGGCCTACCTGGAACTCAGCCGCCTGCCGGCCGGCACACTGGGCGAGGGCAGCCTGCTCATCATGACCTACGCCATGTGCGGATTCGCCAATCCCGGCAGCCTGGGGATCATGATCGGCGGTTTGGGAACCATGGCGCCGAAACGACGCAGCGAGATCGTTGGCCTGGGTCTGCGGTCGGTGGTGGCCGGAATCCTGGCGACCTGTATGACCGGTGCCGTGGTGGGGATCATTACGGTTTTTTGA
- a CDS encoding PAS domain S-box protein encodes MKPQRRLKHLAMPGGGLHFDQAVGLTLETPSAGHRPLQDVLKERELQLSAIIQAFDGFVFICTRDYRLEFMNDRLIRRTGFNGIGHPCYKVLHNQDRVCPWCRNERIFTGDTVHWEVKSPKDQRWYYVIDTPIFHADGTVSKFGMMIDIHRRKADEQELEQNRRNLEEIVRSRTRDLTLINQHLLDEIEERKKVEKSLRESQARHRIIFDGSRDAIFISAADGSILIFNRSAAQLTGYTPEELRKLKIFDLYAKVDPNRHSNFFKRIWTGLSISGETGIARKDGRMIYAEFSSRKIVIGGRACAHTIVRDITARKKSEAALRRSEAKYRELVQNTNSMIVRFDPMGRITFFNEYARNFFGFPGREIIGRNILGAIIPWRSSSGRDYRSLIMDFLKHPDHYPTNEIENIRRDGTRAWIAWTNKTVRDKNGRVVEILSVGVDVTQRKQAQEQVQFLTHQLIKAQENERLKISRDLHDHIAQDLSTLKISLETLFRDQPAEIRSKVDKLSGILQRSIASVRDMAYDLRPPGLDQLGLVRTLYLYCEEFSKSSPVEIDFASAGVDGLSLEYETEINIYRLIQEALNNIKRHADADQATIRLVASSPNIVIRIKDNGRGFDVNHRRKQALKEKRMGLQSMVERVRLLEGKIDIQSRPGKGSYIRIEIPVKEKSSVF; translated from the coding sequence ATGAAACCGCAGCGCCGTTTAAAGCACCTCGCCATGCCCGGCGGGGGTTTGCACTTCGACCAGGCGGTCGGCTTGACCCTGGAGACCCCCTCGGCCGGCCATCGTCCGCTTCAGGATGTACTGAAGGAAAGAGAACTTCAGCTGTCCGCCATCATTCAGGCCTTCGACGGCTTCGTCTTCATCTGCACCCGCGACTACCGCCTGGAGTTCATGAACGACCGGCTGATCCGTCGAACCGGCTTCAACGGCATCGGCCACCCCTGTTACAAGGTGCTGCACAATCAGGATCGGGTATGCCCCTGGTGCCGCAACGAGCGCATATTTACCGGTGATACCGTTCACTGGGAGGTGAAAAGCCCCAAGGACCAGCGCTGGTATTACGTCATCGACACGCCCATTTTTCACGCCGATGGAACCGTTTCCAAATTCGGCATGATGATCGACATTCACCGGAGAAAGGCCGACGAACAGGAACTGGAGCAGAACCGTCGCAATCTGGAAGAAATCGTTCGCTCTCGAACCCGGGACCTGACCCTGATCAACCAGCATCTTCTGGACGAGATCGAGGAGCGTAAAAAGGTCGAGAAATCATTGCGGGAAAGCCAGGCGCGGCATCGCATCATCTTCGACGGCTCCAGGGATGCCATCTTTATCAGCGCCGCCGACGGCAGCATCCTGATCTTCAACCGCAGCGCCGCGCAATTGACCGGCTACACCCCGGAAGAGCTTCGCAAACTCAAGATCTTCGATCTTTACGCCAAGGTGGACCCCAACCGCCACAGCAATTTTTTCAAGCGTATCTGGACCGGCCTGTCCATCTCCGGCGAGACCGGAATCGCCCGCAAGGACGGCCGCATGATCTACGCCGAATTCAGCAGCCGCAAAATCGTAATCGGCGGGCGGGCCTGTGCCCACACCATTGTCAGGGATATCACCGCCCGCAAGAAGTCAGAGGCCGCCCTGCGCCGCAGCGAGGCCAAGTACCGGGAGCTGGTGCAGAACACCAACAGCATGATCGTTCGCTTCGATCCCATGGGCCGCATTACGTTTTTCAACGAATACGCCCGAAACTTTTTCGGATTTCCCGGACGCGAAATCATCGGCCGCAACATCCTGGGCGCCATCATCCCGTGGCGCTCGTCTTCGGGACGGGATTACCGCTCCCTGATCATGGACTTTCTCAAGCATCCCGACCATTACCCCACCAATGAGATCGAAAACATCCGTCGGGACGGAACACGGGCCTGGATTGCCTGGACCAACAAGACGGTGCGCGACAAAAACGGGCGGGTTGTCGAGATTCTGAGCGTCGGCGTCGATGTGACCCAGCGCAAACAGGCCCAGGAACAGGTGCAGTTTCTCACCCATCAGCTGATCAAAGCCCAGGAGAACGAGCGCCTCAAAATATCCAGGGATCTTCACGACCACATCGCCCAGGATCTCTCCACCTTGAAAATCAGCCTGGAAACCCTGTTCCGGGACCAGCCCGCGGAGATCCGATCCAAAGTGGACAAGCTCTCCGGCATCCTGCAGCGCTCCATTGCGTCGGTCCGGGACATGGCCTACGACCTGCGCCCCCCAGGATTGGATCAACTGGGTCTGGTCCGGACCTTGTACCTCTATTGCGAGGAGTTCTCCAAATCGAGCCCGGTGGAGATCGATTTCGCCTCCGCCGGCGTGGACGGGTTGAGCCTTGAATACGAAACGGAGATCAACATCTACCGCCTGATCCAGGAGGCCCTGAACAACATCAAGCGCCACGCCGATGCCGATCAGGCCACGATCCGGCTGGTGGCCTCGTCGCCCAACATCGTAATTCGCATCAAGGACAACGGCAGGGGATTCGACGTCAACCACCGCCGCAAACAGGCGTTGAAGGAAAAACGCATGGGGCTGCAGAGCATGGTGGAGCGGGTCCGCCTGCTGGAAGGAAAGATCGACATCCAGTCCCGGCCCGGCAAGGGCAGCTACATTCGGATAGAAATTCCCGTCAAGGAGAAATCCAGTGTCTTCTAA
- a CDS encoding response regulator transcription factor codes for MSSKKSVLIVDDHPLFREGLKSIIAGDRYFTVAGEAGDARNGYAMATKIRPDVVLVDISLPDESGMQLTRRIRKALPSTRVMIISMHSKIDYIVEAFQAGATGYVVKDSAASRLIQGLHAVTGGEYFLDSSISHEVVERLMKSPVREARVSDSDYGRLTPREQEIMRMLAEGISKTDIADRLCISVKTVENHRSNIMKKLDLHSTMDLVRYAAKLGLIDVDLWKE; via the coding sequence GTGTCTTCTAAAAAGAGTGTTCTGATCGTCGACGACCACCCGCTTTTCCGGGAAGGTCTCAAGTCCATCATCGCCGGGGACCGGTATTTCACCGTGGCAGGCGAAGCCGGCGACGCCCGCAACGGCTACGCGATGGCCACAAAAATCCGGCCGGACGTCGTCCTCGTCGATATCTCCCTGCCCGACGAAAGCGGCATGCAGCTGACCCGGCGGATTCGAAAGGCACTGCCCTCCACCAGGGTCATGATCATCAGCATGCACTCCAAGATCGATTATATCGTGGAAGCTTTCCAGGCCGGCGCAACGGGCTACGTGGTCAAGGACTCGGCCGCCAGCCGCCTGATCCAGGGATTGCATGCCGTCACCGGAGGCGAGTACTTTCTGGACAGCTCCATCTCCCACGAAGTGGTGGAGCGCCTGATGAAATCCCCGGTACGCGAAGCGCGGGTAAGCGACAGCGACTACGGGCGTTTGACCCCCAGGGAGCAGGAGATCATGCGCATGCTGGCCGAGGGGATTTCAAAAACGGATATCGCCGACCGTCTGTGCATCAGCGTGAAAACCGTCGAAAATCATCGCTCCAACATCATGAAGAAGCTGGATCTTCACAGCACCATGGATCTGGTGCGATATGCCGCCAAACTGGGGCTGATCGATGTCGATCTATGGAAAGAGTAG
- a CDS encoding ATP-dependent DNA helicase, producing MLKERHPIAVTTLVASVLRSGDLDVRFSSPGRSLDGIRIHREIQRRRPAGYQAEVPVSLEVETEQLVLAVGGRIDGVFEEEGGAVVEEIKSTTRELADLEDRSDPCHWGQAKAYAYLLARERKLEKVGVRLTYCNVDSKKTLEREETFTLGELESFFKDLIDGYLAWATTQVRWRQLRNTTIDELDFPFASYRTGQRTMAVTVYRTLRDGGQALIQAATGIGKTMAALFPAIKTIGSGDTDRIFFLTARNTGKAAAVGALNLLQGKGLRLKRVCLTAKDHICFCPEAACSPDLCEYAKGHFDRLPDALQDAFAHDNLDREAIEAVARDRRVCPFELSLELACWADCIVCDYNYAFDPRVYLRRFFDEESGAYAFLVDEAHNLVDRSREMFSATLSKSVFLELRRAVKADLPAVYRAVGKINTWMLAARKQAASCGEFRSDTFPPEGLEPLLRAFLRISERWLAKNRPAPWRELLLEIYFAAGAFCRVLERYDDCYVSCYTAAGKNLETKLFCLDPSKQLKSALQRGRGAVFFSATLTPPGYFQEILGCDADAAKLGIGSPFPRNNLQVLVADGVSTIYAQRKKSVDPIAELIRTFVAGRKGNYLCFFPSYAYMAMVVERFEMLEKMVQVAIQSPEMDDAERARFLDRFSAENRDTLVGFAVMGGVFGEGVDLVGERLSGAVIVGVGLPAICPERDLIRRHFDEMGAGFDYAYRYPGINRVLQAAGRVIRTSRDRGCLLLVDRRFSDAGYRRLLPDHWQTGRCRSSGQLEKRLKRFWTHFL from the coding sequence ATGTTGAAAGAAAGACATCCAATCGCCGTAACAACGTTGGTGGCGTCGGTGCTGCGCAGCGGCGATCTGGACGTTCGCTTTTCCTCTCCGGGGCGATCCCTTGACGGTATCCGCATCCATCGGGAGATTCAGCGACGGCGCCCGGCGGGCTACCAGGCCGAGGTACCGGTTTCCCTGGAGGTGGAAACCGAACAGCTGGTGCTGGCGGTCGGCGGGCGGATCGACGGGGTTTTCGAAGAAGAGGGAGGCGCCGTTGTCGAAGAGATCAAGTCCACCACCCGGGAACTGGCCGATCTCGAAGATCGGTCCGACCCCTGCCATTGGGGCCAGGCCAAAGCCTATGCGTATCTGTTGGCCCGTGAACGGAAACTTGAAAAAGTGGGCGTCCGGCTGACTTACTGTAATGTGGACAGCAAAAAAACATTGGAACGGGAGGAGACGTTTACGCTGGGCGAACTGGAATCCTTCTTTAAAGACCTGATCGACGGATATCTCGCCTGGGCCACGACCCAGGTTCGATGGCGGCAGCTTCGCAACACCACCATCGATGAACTCGATTTTCCCTTCGCGTCTTATCGCACCGGCCAGCGGACCATGGCCGTGACGGTGTATCGGACCTTGCGGGACGGCGGCCAGGCCCTGATCCAGGCCGCCACCGGAATCGGAAAAACCATGGCGGCGCTGTTCCCGGCGATCAAGACCATTGGAAGCGGCGACACCGACCGGATCTTTTTTCTCACGGCCCGCAACACCGGCAAAGCCGCCGCCGTGGGGGCCTTGAACCTGCTTCAGGGAAAGGGGCTTCGGCTCAAGCGGGTCTGCCTGACCGCCAAAGATCACATCTGTTTTTGCCCCGAAGCCGCCTGCAGCCCGGATCTGTGCGAGTACGCCAAGGGCCATTTCGACCGTCTGCCCGATGCCCTGCAGGATGCCTTTGCCCACGACAACCTCGACCGGGAGGCCATCGAGGCCGTTGCCCGGGACCGCCGGGTGTGCCCCTTCGAACTTTCCCTGGAACTGGCCTGCTGGGCCGATTGCATCGTCTGCGATTACAATTACGCCTTCGATCCGCGGGTCTATCTCCGGCGCTTTTTCGACGAGGAGAGCGGCGCCTATGCCTTTCTGGTGGACGAGGCCCACAACCTGGTGGACCGGTCCCGCGAGATGTTCTCTGCCACACTGAGTAAATCCGTGTTTCTGGAACTCAGGCGGGCGGTGAAAGCCGATCTGCCGGCCGTGTACCGGGCTGTGGGCAAGATCAACACCTGGATGCTGGCGGCCCGCAAACAGGCGGCGTCCTGCGGAGAATTTCGATCCGACACCTTCCCTCCCGAAGGGTTGGAGCCGTTGCTGCGCGCCTTTTTACGGATATCGGAACGCTGGCTGGCCAAGAACCGGCCGGCCCCCTGGCGGGAGCTTCTCCTGGAAATTTACTTTGCGGCCGGCGCTTTCTGCCGGGTGCTGGAGCGCTACGACGACTGTTATGTGTCCTGCTACACGGCGGCAGGCAAGAATCTGGAGACCAAGCTGTTCTGCCTGGACCCGTCGAAGCAGTTGAAATCCGCGCTGCAGCGCGGTCGGGGGGCGGTTTTCTTTTCGGCCACGCTCACGCCGCCGGGCTATTTCCAGGAAATTCTCGGCTGCGACGCCGACGCCGCCAAATTGGGCATCGGTTCCCCTTTTCCCCGCAACAACCTGCAAGTGCTGGTTGCCGACGGTGTTTCCACCATTTATGCTCAGCGCAAAAAAAGCGTCGATCCCATCGCCGAACTCATCCGGACATTCGTTGCCGGCAGGAAAGGCAACTACCTGTGCTTTTTCCCTTCTTATGCCTATATGGCCATGGTGGTCGAACGCTTTGAAATGCTGGAAAAAATGGTTCAGGTTGCGATTCAGTCGCCGGAGATGGATGACGCCGAGCGGGCCCGGTTCCTGGACCGTTTTTCGGCAGAAAACCGCGACACCCTGGTGGGTTTTGCCGTCATGGGAGGCGTATTCGGAGAAGGTGTGGATTTGGTGGGCGAACGGCTCAGCGGCGCTGTCATCGTCGGGGTGGGGTTGCCGGCCATTTGTCCGGAAAGGGATTTGATTCGCAGGCATTTCGACGAAATGGGGGCAGGGTTCGATTACGCCTACCGCTATCCGGGAATCAATCGGGTTTTGCAGGCCGCCGGCAGGGTTATCCGGACCAGCCGGGACCGGGGATGTTTACTGCTCGTGGACCGGCGATTTAGCGACGCCGGCTATCGAAGGCTGCTGCCAGACCATTGGCAGACGGGCAGGTGCCGCTCCTCCGGACAGTTGGAAAAGCGCCTGAAACGGTTCTGGACTCATTTTTTGTGA